From a single Kryptolebias marmoratus isolate JLee-2015 linkage group LG6, ASM164957v2, whole genome shotgun sequence genomic region:
- the tomm20b gene encoding mitochondrial import receptor subunit TOM20 homolog B codes for MMGGRTSAIAAGLCGALFIGYCIYFDRKRRNDPNFKNRLRERRQKQKAAKERAGLAKLPDLKDAEAVQKFFLEEIQLGEELLAQGDYEKGVDHLTNAIAVCGQPQQLLQVLQQTLPPPVFQMLLTKLPTISQRIVSAQSLSEDDIE; via the exons ATGATGGGCGGCAGGACGAGTGCGATAGCTGCGGGGTTGTGCGGGGCTCTGTTTATTGGTTACTGCAtctattttgacagaaaaagacGGAATGACCCCAACTTCAAGAACAGGCTGCGGGAAC GGAGACAAAAGCAGAAGGCAGCCAAAGAGAGAGCAGGACTGGCAAAG CTCCCAGACCTGAAGGATGCAGAGGCGGTTCAGAAGTTCTTCCTGGAGGAGATCCAGTTAGGAGAAGAGCTCCTTGCTCAGG GAGACTATGAGAAAGGTGTGGACCACCTGACCAATGCCATCGCAGTGTGCGGTCAGCCTCAGCAGCTTCTGCAGGTGCTGCAGCAGACTCTGCCTCCACCTGTCTTCCAGATGCTGCTCACCAAGCTGCCCACCATCAGCCAG CGCATTGTGAGTGCACAGAGTCTGAGTGAAGATGATATAGAATAA
- the rbm34 gene encoding RNA-binding protein 34, with protein sequence MKKKVQHSDSVPSGEAPSWQQSAHYTVGQVSGSLSQQNFEASGSLSALFSTSAQTAGLLFQPARKKITKKEDEQEINCKVKEEPRLKKKKKTSSAADQKLQNRESSLQNADDEEKGQQSSAKKRKRRDSGAGRENDVEYWVMKRQKLKASKHEEALKSKRTVFVGNLPISCTEKTLRSFFRDQGPIESVRFRSVVREDPSMSRKVAVIKRKAHPQKQSMNAYVLFKNEDAVSKALERNGLEMEKDFHIRVDRVTDSSSHDHKRSVFVGNLSFEITELVFRKHFEKCGTVEAVRLVRDKNSGLGKGFGYILFERVDSVQLALELDGSKLQGRSVRVKRSVKKEKQTNKSGSRGTFRNSSVQEKGAGPGGLKASKRFSGNQRSTKSPTSFRGEMVDPNKKPKKKGLKKKVKANKT encoded by the exons ATGAAGAAGAAAGTTCAACACAG CGACTCTGTCCCCAGTGGAGAAGCACCATCCTGGCAGCAGTCAGCTCACTACACAGTGGGTCAGGTGTCAGGGAGTTTGTCCCAGCAGAACTTTGAGGCCTCGGGATCACTGTCAGCTTTGTTCAGCACCTCTGCACAGACTGCTGGTCTTCTGTTTCAGCCTGCACGCAAG AAGATAACCAAAAAAGAGGATGAACAAGAGATAAATTGCAAAGTGAAAGAAGAACCAAggctaaagaagaagaagaagacgagtTCAGCAGCTGATCAGAAGCTACAGAACAG GGAGAGCAGTTTACAGAATGCAGATGATGAGGAGAAAGGCCAGCAGAGCTCGgcaaagaagaggaagaggagggattCAGGGGCAGGAAGAGAGAATGATGTGGAGTATTGGGTGATGAAGCGACAGAAGCTGAAGGCCAGTAAACACGAGGAGGCCTTAAAGAGCAAGAGGACAGTTTTTGTTGGCAACCTGCCCATCAGCTGCACCGAGAAG ACTTTGCGGAGTTTCTTCAGAGACCAAGGGCCAATCGAATCTGTTCGATTTCGTTCAGTG GTTAGAGAGGATCCCTCCATGTCACGGAAAGTAGCCGTTATAAA ACGCAAAGCTCATCCCCAGAAACAAAGCATGAATGCCTAcgtgttgtttaaaaatgaagacgCAGTTTCCAAAGCTCTGGAGAG GAACGGCTTGGAGATGGAGAAGGACTTCCACATCAGGGTGGACCGAGTGACTGACAGCTCATCA CATGACCACAAGCgttctgtctttgtggggaATTTGTCGTTTG AGATTACAGAGTTGGTGTTCCGGAAGCATTTTGAAAAGTGTGGAACAGTGGAGGCAGTGCGATTGGTGCGGGACAAGAACTCCGGGCTTGGCAAAGGATTTGGCTACATCCTGTTTGAG CGTGTTGACTCGGTGCAGCTGGCGCTGGAGCTGGACGGCTCAAAGCTACAAGGTCGATCCGTTCGTGTGAAGAGGTCGGTGAAGAAAGAGAAGCAGACGAATAAAAGTGGCAGCAGAGGAACCTTCAGGAACAGTTCAGTCCAGGAGAAGGGAGCGGGTCCAGGAGGTCTGAAGGCCTCAAAGAGGTTCAGTGGAAATCAGAGGTCAACCAAAAGTCCCACTTCCTTTAGAGGAGAGATGGTGGATCCaaataaaaaacctaaaaagaaaGGTCTGAAGAAGAAAGTGAAGGCAAACAAAACATGA